One stretch of Punica granatum isolate Tunisia-2019 unplaced genomic scaffold, ASM765513v2 Contig00449, whole genome shotgun sequence DNA includes these proteins:
- the LOC116190462 gene encoding protein NTM1-like 9 isoform X2, with amino-acid sequence MDVPHIPGLDFDPSSIQLLAHYLKQRILDHFHSGDPNYSTNHHLIPDIELYNWDPEELPRQYDRLAEARSNGRQWFFFCLRKEKYRNNNRSKRIVPNAGYWKITSSDKKVKSKDTGEEIGKKKALTFYQGRSSSGITTNWGMHEYYLNPSYLGYNIEDMPFVVCHVFKRNGRRGGDDVESASYANDDSGHPATSESRAPTQEAAPNEE; translated from the exons ATGGACGTTCCACATATCCCTGGATTAGATTTTGATCCATCTAGCATCCAACTTCTGGCTCATTACTTGAAGCAGAGGATTTTGGACCACTTCCATTCCGGAGATCCCAATTATTCGACGAATCATCACCTGATCCCGGACATCGAGCTCTATAATTGGGATCCCGAGGAACTGCCTCGCCAGTACGATA GGTTAGCGGAGGCGAGGTCTAATGGAAGGCAGTGGTTCTTCTTCTGTCTCCGAAAAGAAAAGTACCGTAACAACAATCGGTCTAAGAGGATCGTTCCAAATGCTGGTTATTGGAAGATCACTAGTTCAGACAAGAAAGTGAAGAGCAAAGATACTGGCGAAGAGATAGGTAAGAAGAAGGCATTGACTTTCTACCAAGGGCGTAGTTCCAGTGGGATCACGACCAATTGGGGAATGCATGAATACTACCTGAATCCATCGTATCTCGGCTACAACATTGAAGAT ATGCCCTTTGTTGTCTGTCATGTGTTTAAAAGAAATGGCAGAAGGGGTGGTGATGATGTCGAATCAGCAAGTTATGCAAACGATGATTCTGGCCACCCTGCCACATCTGAAAGCCGTGCACCTACCCAAGAAGCTGCTCCAAACGAG GAGTAA
- the LOC116190462 gene encoding protein NTM1-like 9 isoform X1: MDVPHIPGLDFDPSSIQLLAHYLKQRILDHFHSGDPNYSTNHHLIPDIELYNWDPEELPRQYDRLAEARSNGRQWFFFCLRKEKYRNNNRSKRIVPNAGYWKITSSDKKVKSKDTGEEIGKKKALTFYQGRSSSGITTNWGMHEYYLNPSYLGYNIEDMPFVVCHVFKRNGRRGGDDVESASYANDDSGHPATSESRAPTQEAAPNEVELS, translated from the exons ATGGACGTTCCACATATCCCTGGATTAGATTTTGATCCATCTAGCATCCAACTTCTGGCTCATTACTTGAAGCAGAGGATTTTGGACCACTTCCATTCCGGAGATCCCAATTATTCGACGAATCATCACCTGATCCCGGACATCGAGCTCTATAATTGGGATCCCGAGGAACTGCCTCGCCAGTACGATA GGTTAGCGGAGGCGAGGTCTAATGGAAGGCAGTGGTTCTTCTTCTGTCTCCGAAAAGAAAAGTACCGTAACAACAATCGGTCTAAGAGGATCGTTCCAAATGCTGGTTATTGGAAGATCACTAGTTCAGACAAGAAAGTGAAGAGCAAAGATACTGGCGAAGAGATAGGTAAGAAGAAGGCATTGACTTTCTACCAAGGGCGTAGTTCCAGTGGGATCACGACCAATTGGGGAATGCATGAATACTACCTGAATCCATCGTATCTCGGCTACAACATTGAAGAT ATGCCCTTTGTTGTCTGTCATGTGTTTAAAAGAAATGGCAGAAGGGGTGGTGATGATGTCGAATCAGCAAGTTATGCAAACGATGATTCTGGCCACCCTGCCACATCTGAAAGCCGTGCACCTACCCAAGAAGCTGCTCCAAACGAG gtagaattaagttaa
- the LOC116190463 gene encoding NAC domain-containing protein 71-like: MEVPHIPGLDFDPSSIQLLNHYLKQRNLDYFHSGDPSYSTNCHLIPDIELYNWDPEELPGQYYICVGLADARSNGRQWFFFCLRKVKYRNSSRSERTVQNVGYWNITSSDKKVKSEDTGEEIGKKKTLTFYRGRIPSGIKTNWGMHEYYLNPSYLGYNIEEMPFVVCHVFKRSGRRGDDNVESASHANDDSGGPASSESHAPTHEAASNEELGMWQSLSDIQQLSHDIPDYSTGFTGGAGYHSYTNSDGLFDGYRSNNYYASPDETYDHQQYQGDWNSHNHY, encoded by the exons ATGGAAGTTCCGCATATCCCAGGATTAGATTTTGACCCATCTAGCATCCAGCTGCTGAATCATTACTTGAAGCAGAGGAATTTGGACTACTTCCACTCCGGGGATCCCAGTTATTCGACGAATTGTCATCTGATCCCGGATATCGAGCTCTACAACTGGGATCCCGAGGAACTTCCTGGCCAGTACTATA TATGTGTAGGGCTGGCGGATGCGAGGTCTAATGGAAGGCAGTGGTTTTTCTTCTGTCTTCGAAAAGTGAAGTACCGTAACAGCAGCCGGTCCGAGAGGACTGTTCAAAATGTTGGTTATTGGAATATCACTAGTTCAGACAAGAAAGTGAAGAGCGAAGATACTGGCGAAGAGATAGGCAAGAAGAAGACATTGACTTTCTACCGAGGGCGTATTCCTAGCGGGATCAAGACCAACTGGGGAATGCATGAATACTACCTAAATCCATCGTATCTCGGCTACAACATTGAAGAG ATGCCGTTTGTTGTCTGTCATGTGTTTAAGAGAAGTGGCAGAAGGGGTGACGATAATGTCGAATCAGCAAGTCATGCAAATGATGATTCCGGCGGTCCTGCCTCATCTGAAAGCCATGCGCCTACTCACGAAGCTGCTTCAAATGAG GAGCTGGGAATGTGGCAATCACTCTCTGATATTCAGCAACTTTCTCACGACATCCCGGACTACAGTACCGGATTCACTGGAGGGGCCGGTTATCACTCTTACACCAACAGTGATGGGCTCTTTGATGGCTATCGCTCTAACAATTACTATGCATCTCCTGATGAAACTTACGACCACCAACAGTACCAAGGTGACTGGAACTCCCACAACCACTACTAG